From the Pseudomonadota bacterium genome, one window contains:
- the gyrA gene encoding DNA gyrase subunit A: MEQFAKETLPISLEEEMRRSYLDYAMSVIVGRALPDVRDGLKPVHRRILYAMYESNNQWNRPYVKCARVVGEVMGKYHPHGDSAIYDTLVRMAQDFSLRYTLIDGQGNFGSVDGDNAAAMRYTECRLQKLAAEILTDLDKETVDFGPNYDGKEHEPLVMPSKIPNLLVNGSSGIAVGMATNIPPHNLCEVIDGCLALIDNPAISVDELMEIIPAPDFPTKGIVYGTVGVKEAYRTGRGRVLMRGKTHIEDIDLAGGRQAIIIDELPYQVNKSSLLMRIGELVRDKRIEGISPTGIRDESDKSGMRVVLELKRGEIAEVILNNLFKDTQLQDSFGMNMVALVDGQPKILNLKDFIWEFIRHRKEVVTRRTAYELSKARQRAHILEGLAVALSNVDDIVVLIKSMPSPPDAKAGLMDRVWRSELVEALLARGIGEDLELLGAYGLKRDGYHLSDIQAQRILEMQLQRLTGLEQQKIEQEYRDVIDTIVDLEDILKNTDRIREIIKGELAQTRADFGDDRRSVIEVNAQDISLEDLITPEDLVVTLSHTGYIKSQPLSDYEAQRRGGRGRQATKTKDDDFVDNLFVAHTHDYILCFSDLGRMYWLKVYELPQASRASRGKPIVNILQLAEGEKITAVLPVKEFDDQRFVFMATSRGVVKKTPLSHFSRPRQMGIIAVDLEDGDHLIGVSITNGKNDIMLFSDGGKAVRFSEGNVRAMGRTARGVRGMRLPDTELLISLVVADDEEQSVLTATENGYGKRTKVAEYTRHGRGTKGMAAIQTSVRNGRVVSAKLVSEKDEVMLITTGGVLIRTSVSEIREMGRSTQGVRLINLGSDEKLSSLVKVEEQVVIEGDVEGEDSSD; encoded by the coding sequence TGAGGTCATGGGTAAATATCACCCTCACGGCGATAGTGCTATCTACGACACGTTGGTGCGTATGGCGCAAGACTTTAGTCTTCGATACACGTTGATCGATGGGCAGGGTAACTTCGGGTCGGTTGATGGTGATAACGCAGCGGCTATGCGTTACACCGAGTGTCGTCTTCAAAAGCTTGCAGCAGAAATACTTACGGATTTAGATAAAGAAACGGTCGATTTCGGGCCGAACTACGACGGCAAAGAGCATGAGCCTCTCGTTATGCCCTCAAAGATACCCAACCTGCTCGTCAACGGTTCATCCGGCATCGCTGTGGGGATGGCGACAAATATCCCGCCTCATAATTTATGTGAGGTGATTGATGGGTGTCTTGCTCTGATTGACAATCCCGCGATAAGCGTTGATGAACTCATGGAGATTATCCCCGCGCCAGATTTTCCGACAAAAGGAATTGTCTATGGAACGGTGGGTGTTAAGGAAGCCTACCGGACGGGGCGAGGCCGAGTGCTCATGCGAGGAAAGACCCACATCGAAGATATTGATTTAGCGGGCGGTCGCCAGGCAATCATTATCGATGAATTACCCTATCAAGTGAACAAGTCCTCACTACTTATGCGTATCGGGGAGCTTGTTCGGGACAAACGGATCGAAGGTATTTCGCCAACTGGCATCAGAGATGAGTCTGACAAGTCGGGCATGCGTGTCGTGTTGGAACTCAAGCGCGGAGAGATCGCCGAGGTAATCCTGAATAATTTATTCAAAGATACGCAGCTGCAAGATTCTTTTGGTATGAATATGGTGGCTTTGGTCGATGGCCAACCGAAGATTCTTAACTTGAAAGACTTCATTTGGGAATTTATTCGACATCGAAAAGAGGTTGTCACACGACGTACAGCGTATGAGCTTAGCAAGGCAAGACAGCGAGCACATATTCTCGAAGGCTTGGCGGTAGCACTATCTAATGTCGACGATATTGTTGTATTGATCAAATCGATGCCGAGTCCCCCTGATGCAAAAGCAGGACTTATGGATCGGGTGTGGCGATCTGAGTTGGTGGAAGCGTTACTGGCGCGAGGCATCGGTGAGGATTTAGAGCTTCTTGGCGCATATGGTTTAAAGCGAGATGGATACCATTTGTCCGACATTCAGGCGCAGAGGATTTTGGAGATGCAGTTGCAACGCTTGACAGGCCTTGAGCAGCAAAAAATCGAACAGGAATATCGGGATGTGATTGATACAATTGTCGACCTAGAGGATATCCTCAAAAATACTGACCGGATCAGAGAAATTATTAAAGGTGAGTTAGCCCAAACTCGAGCTGATTTCGGGGACGATCGACGCAGTGTGATTGAGGTCAATGCACAAGACATCTCTTTAGAGGATCTCATCACCCCAGAGGACTTGGTCGTTACGTTATCTCATACGGGTTACATTAAGTCGCAACCGTTGAGTGATTATGAGGCGCAGCGTCGCGGAGGGCGAGGTAGGCAAGCAACAAAGACAAAGGATGATGATTTTGTCGATAACTTATTTGTTGCGCATACGCATGACTATATTCTGTGCTTTTCTGACCTTGGGCGAATGTATTGGTTGAAAGTCTATGAGTTGCCACAGGCGAGTCGTGCCAGTCGGGGTAAGCCAATTGTAAATATTCTGCAGTTGGCTGAAGGCGAAAAAATCACTGCTGTCTTGCCGGTGAAAGAATTTGATGATCAACGTTTCGTATTTATGGCAACTAGTCGTGGGGTGGTAAAGAAAACACCACTCTCGCATTTCTCGCGTCCGCGACAGATGGGTATTATTGCTGTAGATCTGGAAGATGGCGATCATCTGATTGGTGTATCGATTACCAACGGTAAGAACGACATCATGTTGTTCTCTGATGGGGGAAAAGCAGTTCGGTTTTCAGAAGGCAATGTTCGCGCAATGGGTAGAACAGCTCGCGGGGTTCGTGGAATGCGATTGCCGGACACTGAGTTGCTCATCTCGCTTGTCGTTGCCGACGATGAAGAGCAAAGCGTGTTGACTGCAACGGAGAATGGTTATGGTAAGCGCACGAAAGTGGCTGAGTATACGAGGCATGGTCGAGGTACAAAGGGGATGGCCGCGATTCAAACGAGTGTGCGAAATGGACGAGTAGTATCAGCAAAATTAGTTTCTGAAAAAGACGAGGTGATGTTAATCACTACGGGTGGTGTGTTGATACGAACTTCAGTCAGCGAGATCCGAGAAATGGGTCGTTCGACCCAAGGTGTGCGGCTCATTAATTTAGGATCTGATGAGAAGTTGTCCAGTCTAGTTAAGGTTGAAGAGCAGGTCGTCATCGAGGGAGATGTCGAGGGGGAAGACTCGAGCGATTAG
- the serC gene encoding 3-phosphoserine/phosphohydroxythreonine transaminase — protein sequence MSTIYNFSAGPAVLPKVVLEQAREEILDWSGSGMSVMEMSHRGKEFLSIAEDAERHLRSLIGLSDKYQVLFLQGGASTQFSMIPMNLLHGAKVADYICTGQWSKKAINEGKKIGAVNIAATSEEGNFSDIPSFDSWNLSADGSYVHITSNETIGGVEFHDYPSDLPSPLVADMSSHILSRPLDVSQFGLIYAGAQKNIGPAGLTIVIVLKDLLERVSSELPSMFSYKVQSDNESMFNTPPTYAMYMSGLVFKWLEELGGLSVIEQMNIKKSSLIYDQIDRTGFYRSPIDKRYRSRMNIPFRIHDDSLEDLFLKDAKDSGLLQLKGHRSVGGIRASIYNAMPLEGVEVLLGFMQDFEKKHG from the coding sequence TTGAGCACGATATATAACTTTAGCGCAGGCCCTGCGGTATTACCAAAAGTAGTACTAGAGCAGGCTCGAGAGGAAATTCTTGATTGGTCAGGCTCCGGTATGTCTGTTATGGAGATGAGTCATCGCGGCAAGGAGTTCTTAAGTATCGCCGAGGATGCCGAGCGGCATTTGAGATCACTCATTGGGTTAAGTGATAAGTACCAAGTTCTTTTTTTGCAAGGTGGAGCATCGACGCAATTTTCAATGATTCCCATGAATTTGCTGCATGGTGCTAAAGTTGCAGATTACATCTGTACAGGCCAATGGTCTAAGAAGGCCATTAATGAAGGTAAAAAGATCGGCGCGGTGAATATTGCAGCCACATCTGAGGAAGGTAATTTTTCGGATATTCCTTCATTTGATAGTTGGAATTTAAGTGCTGATGGCAGCTATGTGCACATCACATCGAATGAGACAATTGGAGGAGTGGAGTTTCATGACTATCCGTCAGATCTACCCTCGCCGTTGGTTGCTGACATGTCCTCACATATTTTATCTAGACCGCTTGACGTGTCTCAGTTTGGACTGATCTATGCTGGGGCACAGAAAAATATTGGTCCAGCTGGTTTGACGATTGTGATTGTTCTCAAGGATTTGTTAGAGCGAGTCTCTTCGGAGTTACCCTCGATGTTTAGTTACAAGGTGCAATCCGATAACGAGTCGATGTTTAATACGCCACCGACTTATGCGATGTACATGTCCGGATTAGTATTTAAGTGGCTTGAAGAGTTGGGTGGGTTATCCGTAATCGAGCAGATGAATATTAAAAAATCATCACTGATCTACGATCAGATTGACAGAACTGGTTTTTATCGTAGTCCAATTGATAAGCGGTATCGGTCCCGTATGAATATTCCTTTCAGGATTCATGATGACAGTCTAGAAGATTTATTTTTGAAAGATGCGAAAGATAGTGGTTTATTGCAGTTAAAAGGGCATCGGTCGGTCGGCGGTATACGGGCGTCCATTTATAACGCGATGCCTCTTGAAGGTGTCGAGGTACTTTTAGGGTTTATGCAGGACTTTGAAAAGAAACACGGCTAA